Genomic DNA from Nocardioides aquaticus:
CGAGCTGCTGACCCGCGGCCTGCTCGGCGCGACCCGCCGGCCGCTGCTGCGGCGTGCCCTGGTGCCGGCGGCGAGCGCCGTACCGGCCTTCTTCGGCCTGGCCGTGGACCAGCTGGCGAGGCCGGCATGAGTGCCCTCGAGACGCACGGGGCCGTCGAGCAGGTGGTCCTGCTCGACGAGGACGGGCGCGCCGTCGGGCGCGCCGACAAGGCGACCGTGCACCACCGCGACACCCCGCTCCACCTGGCGTTCTCCTGCTACGTCTTCGACCGGCGGGGCCGGTTCCTGCTGACGCAGCGTGCCGCGTCGAAGCGGACCTGGCCGGCGGTGTGGACCAACTCCGCCTGCGGCCACCCCGCACCCGACGAGCCGTTCCTGGACGGCGTGCGCCGCCGGGTCGGTCAGGAGCTCGGGCTGGACCTCGCGGAGCTGCGCCTGGTCCTGCCGACGTTCCGCTACCGCGCGGTGATGGCCGACGGCACGGTCGAGAACGAGATGTGCCCGGTCACCGTGGCCGTCACCGACGACGAGCCGCGCGCCGACCCCGACGAGGTGGACGCCGCGGTGTGGGTCGACTGGGCGGAGTTCCGCGCCGACGTGCTGGCCGGGCGGCGCGAGGTCAGCCCCTGGTGCGTCCAGCAGGTCGAGGCGCTGCCGGCCGACCCGCTGGCCGCCGCGGACCGGGACCCCTCGATGCTGCCCCCGGCGGCCCGCCCGCCGGGCTGACCTGCGCCGGAACCGTCACCTCGACGCGCCGCGAGCGTCATCTCGGCTGTCCGCGAGCGTCATCTCGGCTCGAAGCGGACGCGGCGGTCGGCGACCGAGGCCTCGACCAGGCGCACCTGCACCTGCTCGCCCAGCGGCAGCGGACCGGCGCCGGTCACCCG
This window encodes:
- the idi gene encoding isopentenyl-diphosphate Delta-isomerase, yielding MSALETHGAVEQVVLLDEDGRAVGRADKATVHHRDTPLHLAFSCYVFDRRGRFLLTQRAASKRTWPAVWTNSACGHPAPDEPFLDGVRRRVGQELGLDLAELRLVLPTFRYRAVMADGTVENEMCPVTVAVTDDEPRADPDEVDAAVWVDWAEFRADVLAGRREVSPWCVQQVEALPADPLAAADRDPSMLPPAARPPG